In Desulfovibrio aminophilus DSM 12254, one DNA window encodes the following:
- a CDS encoding Hsp20/alpha crystallin family protein: MFKRFLPELRDRSMTTRRPASLFDLMEDFWKSPFEGFPGMPLRDMAYPAVDVSEDEKEITVKAELPGLEAKDVELSLENNVLFIKGEKKFEGEEKKENYHRIERSYGSFVRSVPLPREVKSEKVKAKFDKGVLTVSLPKAEKTTTRTIAIE; encoded by the coding sequence ATGTTCAAGCGTTTTCTTCCTGAGTTGCGGGATCGTTCCATGACCACCCGCCGTCCGGCCAGCCTGTTCGACCTCATGGAGGACTTCTGGAAATCGCCCTTCGAGGGCTTTCCGGGTATGCCCCTGCGCGACATGGCCTATCCGGCCGTGGACGTGAGCGAGGACGAGAAGGAGATCACGGTCAAGGCCGAGCTGCCCGGCCTGGAGGCCAAGGACGTGGAACTCTCCCTGGAGAACAACGTGTTGTTCATCAAGGGCGAGAAGAAGTTCGAGGGCGAGGAGAAGAAGGAGAACTACCACCGCATCGAGCGCAGCTACGGCAGTTTCGTGCGCTCCGTGCCCTTGCCTCGCGAGGTGAAATCGGAGAAGGTCAAGGCCAAGTTCGACAAGGGCGTGCTCACCGTGAGCCTGCCCAAGGCCGAAAAGACCACGACCCGAACCATCGCCATCGAGTAG